In Pseudomonadota bacterium, the DNA window CACGATGGCCACATCGTGGCCCGCACGCAGCGTGTCGGGGGTCACCGTTGCGCCGCGCCGCCGCCCTGCAAGCGCTGCACGATGTCTTGCAGGTCGCGGAAGGTGCGCGCCTGCATGATCTCATCAGGGTCGATGACGATGTCGAGGGTCTCCTCGAGCACCACGAAAAGCTCCGCCACCGACACCGAGTCGAGCCCAAGGTCGGCGATGAGGCCATCGGCGGTGACGGTGGGCACGTCGCGGTTGGCGACCTGGCGCAGGGCGGTGGTCACCGTGCGTTCGAACTCTGGGTCGAGGGGCTCGGTCAAGGGGGACGCTCTCCCTGGAACTTGGATGCGCTGCAGGACAGCGAGGCGTTTCGCTTCTACGGCAACGGGGGTGTACCTCCCGTAGGGAGACGTCGATAACGTCT includes these proteins:
- a CDS encoding acyl carrier protein, which translates into the protein MQRIQVPGRASPLTEPLDPEFERTVTTALRQVANRDVPTVTADGLIADLGLDSVSVAELFVVLEETLDIVIDPDEIMQARTFRDLQDIVQRLQGGGAAQR